In Saccharothrix syringae, the following are encoded in one genomic region:
- a CDS encoding DUF6073 family protein has protein sequence MVEALRAARAVTGADGSALSNADIVKGHDLAWGGPGNLYTIRPYTLGPAALEVFTVRERIHVLVDGLGEDLVDLHGVGVYRRHEPRIGAEGADELTWTTATIGAQFLSLQVVGDSEVLGQVRVTNTPGRREGATVAPARPGGGRVTPLKNCVTLLFPRFEIEHLGATVDTGDEPVAVESRVNMVPPIGDVSRTSRGYALYDGDRRVGTLLAADLEIGALLHHIPIQTAKDPVEAYAVTAE, from the coding sequence GTGGTGGAAGCCCTCAGGGCCGCCCGCGCGGTGACCGGGGCGGACGGCTCCGCGCTGTCCAACGCGGACATCGTCAAGGGCCACGACCTCGCGTGGGGCGGGCCGGGCAACCTCTACACCATCCGCCCCTACACGCTCGGCCCCGCGGCCCTGGAGGTCTTCACGGTCCGCGAGCGCATCCACGTCCTCGTCGACGGCCTGGGCGAGGACCTGGTGGACCTGCACGGCGTCGGCGTCTACCGGCGCCACGAGCCCCGCATCGGCGCCGAGGGCGCCGACGAGCTGACCTGGACCACGGCGACCATCGGCGCGCAGTTCCTCTCGCTCCAGGTCGTCGGCGACAGCGAGGTCCTCGGCCAGGTCCGGGTCACCAACACCCCGGGCAGGCGGGAGGGCGCGACCGTCGCGCCCGCCCGACCGGGCGGCGGCAGGGTCACGCCGCTGAAGAACTGCGTGACGCTGCTGTTCCCGCGGTTCGAGATCGAGCACCTGGGCGCCACGGTCGACACCGGCGACGAGCCGGTCGCGGTCGAGTCGCGGGTCAACATGGTGCCGCCGATCGGCGACGTGTCCCGGACCTCGCGCGGGTACGCGCTCTACGACGGCGACCGCCGCGTCGGCACACTGCTGGCGGCCGACCTGGAGATCGGCGCCCTGCTGCACCACATCCCGATCCAGACGGCGAAGGACCCCGTCGAGGCGTACGCGGTGACCGCGGAGTAG
- a CDS encoding AarF/UbiB family protein: MALERLGGAFLKGGQFLGTRRDLVGPVLATALGRLQDDVRAMPVADALAVVGAARVEHAGAVRAAVLAGPVAGGSIACVYRAELPGRAVAVKVRKPAAVRQVTADTRVIRAAARLAARVPACRGVPLTDIADQLCRCVLDQLDLDRERRNLERFGELVRDAGGITVPGVVAGMCGPGVLAMDFLDGLDRSGCAALPEAERTAAVEALVRGMYDALFRHGFVHVDLHQGNAYFRRGRDVVVVDFGFVHQLGALARARFTGFFAGMIDGDGAGCADTLLATARSVADDADLAGFRRDVADLVVRNCGRAVEDFSLPLFAASLFDLQRRHGVHADPEFTFPLLGLLALDGLVREHHPGMDFQLEAAPFVMAGLLEAADDGRPGAGVRTGPASGCSGG; the protein is encoded by the coding sequence GTGGCGTTAGAGCGCCTGGGTGGCGCCTTCCTCAAGGGCGGGCAGTTCCTGGGCACGCGCCGGGACCTCGTGGGGCCGGTGCTGGCCACCGCGCTCGGCCGCCTCCAGGACGACGTCCGGGCGATGCCGGTGGCCGACGCGCTGGCGGTGGTCGGCGCCGCGCGCGTCGAGCACGCCGGGGCGGTGCGGGCCGCGGTCCTGGCCGGGCCGGTGGCCGGCGGCTCCATCGCCTGCGTCTACCGCGCCGAGCTGCCCGGCCGCGCGGTCGCGGTCAAGGTGCGCAAGCCCGCGGCCGTCCGGCAGGTCACCGCCGACACCCGGGTCATCCGGGCCGCGGCGCGGCTGGCGGCCCGGGTGCCGGCGTGCCGCGGCGTCCCGCTGACCGACATCGCCGACCAGCTGTGCCGGTGCGTGCTCGACCAGCTCGACCTGGACCGGGAGCGGCGCAACCTGGAGCGGTTCGGCGAGCTGGTCCGCGACGCGGGCGGCATCACCGTGCCGGGGGTGGTGGCCGGGATGTGCGGCCCCGGCGTGCTGGCCATGGACTTCCTCGACGGGCTGGACCGCTCGGGCTGCGCCGCGCTGCCGGAGGCCGAGCGGACCGCCGCGGTCGAGGCGCTGGTGCGGGGGATGTACGACGCGCTGTTCCGGCACGGCTTCGTCCACGTCGACCTGCACCAGGGCAACGCCTACTTCCGGCGCGGGCGCGACGTGGTGGTGGTCGACTTCGGGTTCGTCCACCAGCTCGGCGCGCTCGCCCGCGCCAGGTTCACCGGCTTCTTCGCGGGGATGATCGACGGCGACGGCGCCGGGTGCGCCGACACCCTGCTGGCCACCGCGCGGTCGGTGGCCGACGACGCCGACCTGGCCGGGTTCCGGCGCGACGTCGCCGACTTGGTGGTGCGCAACTGCGGCCGGGCGGTCGAGGACTTCAGCCTGCCGCTGTTCGCCGCGTCGCTGTTCGACCTCCAGCGCCGGCACGGCGTGCACGCCGACCCGGAGTTCACCTTCCCGCTGCTGGGCCTGCTGGCCCTGGACGGGCTGGTCCGGGAGCACCACCCCGGGATGGACTTCCAGCTGGAGGCCGCGCCGTTCGTGATGGCGGGCCTGCTGGAGGCGGCCGACGACGGCCGACCGGGAGCCGGGGTCAGGACAGGCCCAGCATCCGGGTGCAGCGGTGGATGA
- a CDS encoding crotonobetainyl-CoA--carnitine CoA-transferase, whose translation MSVRRDYGQFCGLAAGLNIIGERWTLLIVRELLVAPMRFNNLLDNLPGIGPNLLTDRLRMLTEHEVIEQLPVEGDSRGKMYRLTALGEQLRAPVLSLARWGMGFLREGDAKKTVRDEWGFLALQAMIDHDRIPDVDETYEFRVGDHSFAIEVRGGAVSFVPGSVPLPDLTIACAADTFVRIGARLLSPFDAIVTGAVKVDGDPEVIHRCTRMLGLS comes from the coding sequence ATGAGCGTCCGACGGGACTACGGCCAGTTCTGCGGTCTTGCCGCCGGGCTCAACATCATCGGCGAGCGCTGGACCCTGCTCATCGTGCGGGAGCTGCTCGTCGCGCCCATGCGGTTCAACAACCTGCTGGACAACCTGCCGGGCATCGGGCCGAACCTGCTCACCGACCGGCTCAGGATGCTGACCGAGCACGAGGTGATCGAGCAGCTGCCGGTCGAGGGCGACTCGCGGGGCAAGATGTACCGGCTGACCGCGCTGGGCGAGCAGCTGCGGGCACCGGTGCTGTCGCTGGCCAGGTGGGGCATGGGCTTCCTGCGCGAGGGCGACGCGAAGAAGACCGTCCGCGACGAGTGGGGCTTCCTCGCCCTCCAGGCGATGATCGACCACGACCGCATCCCGGACGTGGACGAGACCTACGAGTTCCGGGTGGGCGACCACAGCTTCGCCATCGAGGTCCGCGGCGGCGCCGTGTCCTTCGTGCCCGGCTCGGTCCCGCTGCCGGACCTGACCATCGCCTGCGCGGCGGACACCTTCGTCCGCATCGGCGCGCGGCTGCTGTCCCCGTTCGACGCGATCGTGACCGGCGCGGTGAAGGTCGACGGCGACCCGGAGGTCATCCACCGCTGCACCCGGATGCTGGGCCTGTCCTGA
- a CDS encoding putative selenate ABC transporter substrate-binding protein: MCLIVLPVAACGTSPAAEHHDAGLRVGAIPDQDPQKLQRMYDVVSDYLEADLGTPVEYVPVRDYAAAVAQFERGDLDLVFFGGLTGVQARARVPGAVVVAQRDVDERFRSVFVANTAAGLPPLGGVADLARLKGHSFTFGSDTSTSGRLMPQFFLDEAGVGLDAFTGEPGYSGSHDATIKLVESGAYQVGALSASVWDKRVAEGGVDTSRVAEVFRTPPYHDYHWLARPDLDRRLGAGFTDRVRAALLACDGGDDREKQVLELFAAGGFTAARAEDYAQIEAVAGRLGLLR, encoded by the coding sequence GTGTGCTTAATAGTCCTGCCCGTGGCGGCGTGCGGGACGTCGCCCGCGGCGGAGCACCACGACGCGGGGTTGCGGGTCGGGGCCATCCCCGACCAGGACCCGCAGAAGTTGCAGCGGATGTACGACGTGGTGTCGGACTACCTGGAGGCGGACCTCGGCACGCCGGTGGAGTACGTGCCGGTCCGCGACTACGCCGCCGCCGTCGCCCAGTTCGAGCGCGGCGACCTCGACCTGGTGTTCTTCGGCGGCCTCACCGGGGTGCAGGCCAGGGCCCGGGTGCCCGGCGCGGTGGTCGTCGCCCAGCGCGACGTCGACGAGCGGTTCCGCAGCGTGTTCGTGGCCAACACCGCCGCCGGCCTGCCGCCGCTGGGCGGGGTGGCCGACCTGGCCCGGCTCAAGGGCCACTCGTTCACCTTCGGCAGCGACACCTCCACCTCGGGCAGGCTGATGCCCCAGTTCTTCCTCGACGAGGCCGGCGTGGGGCTGGACGCGTTCACCGGCGAACCGGGGTACTCCGGTTCGCACGACGCGACCATCAAGCTCGTCGAGTCCGGCGCCTACCAGGTGGGCGCGCTCAGCGCCTCGGTGTGGGACAAGCGCGTCGCCGAGGGCGGGGTGGACACCTCCCGCGTGGCCGAGGTGTTCCGCACCCCGCCCTACCACGACTACCACTGGCTGGCCCGGCCCGACCTGGACCGGCGCCTCGGCGCGGGCTTCACCGACCGGGTCCGCGCCGCGCTGCTGGCCTGCGACGGCGGCGACGACCGCGAGAAGCAGGTGCTGGAGCTGTTCGCGGCGGGCGGCTTCACCGCGGCGCGGGCCGAGGACTACGCGCAGATCGAGGCCGTCGCGGGCCGGCTCGGGCTGCTGCGCTGA
- a CDS encoding phosphonate ABC transporter ATP-binding protein, translated as MGDDLVLDVRGAAVRLGGADVLSGIDLRVAAGERVALIGPSGAGKTTLLKLLNGTVAATRGRVRALGCEYGRSSARRTRAARHRIGTVHQHFDLVPQLRVVHNVNAGRLGAWPLWKAALSLVRPFEARAAQAALERVGIGDKLRERTGDLSGGEQQRVAIARVLVQRPRVVLADEPIASLDPARAREVVDLLFAVSAEAGTALVASLHDLDVALGRFDRVVGLRAGRVVVDAPPREVGDAEVARLFRTGGSP; from the coding sequence ATGGGCGACGACCTCGTGCTCGACGTGCGCGGCGCCGCGGTCCGCCTGGGCGGGGCGGACGTGCTGTCCGGGATCGACCTGCGGGTCGCCGCGGGGGAGCGGGTGGCGCTCATCGGACCCAGCGGCGCGGGCAAGACCACGCTGCTCAAGCTCCTCAACGGCACGGTGGCCGCCACGCGCGGGCGGGTGCGGGCGCTCGGCTGCGAGTACGGCCGCTCCTCCGCGCGCCGCACCCGTGCCGCGCGGCACCGGATCGGCACCGTGCACCAGCACTTCGACCTGGTGCCGCAGCTGCGGGTGGTGCACAACGTCAACGCCGGCAGGCTGGGCGCCTGGCCGCTGTGGAAGGCGGCGCTGTCGCTGGTGCGCCCGTTCGAGGCGCGTGCCGCGCAGGCCGCCCTGGAGCGGGTCGGCATCGGCGACAAGCTGCGGGAGCGCACCGGTGACCTCTCCGGCGGCGAGCAGCAGCGGGTGGCGATCGCGCGGGTGCTGGTGCAGCGGCCCCGGGTGGTCCTCGCCGACGAGCCGATCGCCAGCCTCGACCCGGCCCGGGCCCGCGAGGTGGTCGACCTGCTGTTCGCGGTCAGCGCCGAGGCGGGCACGGCGCTGGTGGCGAGCCTGCACGACCTGGACGTGGCGCTGGGCCGCTTCGACCGCGTGGTCGGGCTGCGGGCGGGCCGTGTCGTGGTCGACGCCCCGCCGCGCGAGGTGGGCGACGCCGAGGTCGCGCGGCTGTTCCGCACCGGGGGGAGCCCGTGA
- a CDS encoding PhnE/PtxC family ABC transporter permease, with protein MTLATRPPGELVGCRPTGAVPRRPGPRRRARRWWLLACAAAVVAAALPAFAGGTPVVRVEGLGQLGEFFAAAAHPRLDGPFAALVAGSAATTLAYAVLGTAVSLVIGLVGGVLTSQVWWRVDAPGRRVRDVLAWGAARLAFVVPRGVHEVVWGLGLLVVLGRGPVVAVLAIGIPFGAVTAKVFAELLDEADRAPYEALLAAGAPRPVAVLHGLLPAALGDLLSYAFYRLECAIRSATALGLVGAGGLGTELLDSFRALVYGEMWTLLYALVVLSAVADGWSTAVRARLAGPRGRPDPLVAGSVVLVPALVACSAWWVRLDPSVLWDDRSAHQALVLARQSWPPAAGEGGIAGLVRLCGTTLAMSVLAVAVAFVLGALLALPAAALPQLDRTGAARLRRLPAVLLARSAMLLLRAVPPPVWALLALFAFHPGVVPGAVALGAYTAGVLGRLMAEAVDNLDGRPLRALGALGASRGGVLCYGVLPAAAGRFAAYGLYRWEVTVRETVVVGVVGAGGLGVVLQHQLNSFHFDRAAATVLAVVALTAVVDLVSAAVRRSVR; from the coding sequence GTGACGCTGGCCACCCGGCCGCCCGGCGAGCTGGTCGGCTGCCGCCCGACCGGCGCGGTGCCCCGCCGGCCGGGACCGCGGCGCCGGGCCCGCCGCTGGTGGCTGCTCGCCTGCGCGGCGGCCGTCGTGGCCGCCGCGCTGCCCGCGTTCGCCGGCGGCACCCCGGTCGTCCGGGTCGAGGGGCTGGGGCAGCTCGGCGAGTTCTTCGCCGCGGCGGCGCACCCCCGGCTGGACGGGCCGTTCGCCGCGCTCGTCGCCGGCTCCGCCGCGACCACCCTGGCTTACGCCGTGCTCGGCACCGCGGTGAGCCTGGTGATCGGCCTGGTCGGCGGGGTGCTCACGAGCCAGGTGTGGTGGCGGGTCGACGCGCCGGGCCGGCGGGTGCGCGACGTGCTGGCCTGGGGCGCGGCCCGGCTGGCGTTCGTCGTGCCCCGCGGCGTCCACGAGGTCGTCTGGGGCCTCGGGCTGCTCGTCGTGCTCGGCCGCGGCCCCGTCGTGGCGGTGCTGGCCATCGGCATCCCGTTCGGCGCGGTCACCGCCAAGGTGTTCGCCGAGCTGCTGGACGAGGCGGACCGCGCGCCGTACGAGGCGCTGCTGGCCGCCGGTGCGCCCAGGCCGGTGGCGGTCCTGCACGGGCTGCTGCCCGCGGCGCTGGGCGACCTGCTGTCCTACGCCTTCTACCGGCTGGAGTGCGCCATCCGCAGCGCGACCGCGCTGGGCCTGGTCGGCGCGGGCGGCCTGGGCACCGAGCTGCTGGACAGCTTCCGCGCGCTGGTCTACGGGGAGATGTGGACGCTGCTGTACGCGCTGGTGGTGCTCAGCGCGGTGGCCGACGGGTGGAGCACGGCGGTGCGGGCCCGGCTGGCCGGGCCGCGCGGCAGGCCCGACCCGCTGGTGGCCGGCTCGGTGGTCCTGGTGCCCGCCCTGGTGGCGTGCTCCGCCTGGTGGGTGCGGCTGGACCCGTCCGTGCTGTGGGACGACCGCTCCGCGCACCAGGCGCTGGTGCTGGCCCGGCAGTCCTGGCCCCCGGCCGCGGGCGAGGGCGGGATCGCCGGGCTGGTCCGGCTCTGCGGCACGACGCTGGCCATGTCCGTGCTGGCGGTGGCGGTGGCGTTCGTGCTGGGCGCGCTGCTGGCGCTGCCCGCGGCGGCGCTGCCGCAGCTCGACCGCACCGGCGCGGCCCGGCTGCGGCGGCTGCCCGCGGTCCTGCTCGCCCGGTCGGCGATGCTGCTCCTGCGGGCGGTGCCGCCGCCGGTGTGGGCGCTGCTCGCGCTGTTCGCCTTCCACCCCGGTGTGGTGCCGGGCGCGGTGGCGCTGGGCGCCTACACGGCCGGGGTGCTGGGGCGGCTGATGGCCGAGGCGGTCGACAACCTCGACGGGCGACCGCTGCGCGCCCTGGGCGCGCTGGGCGCCTCCCGGGGCGGGGTGCTGTGCTACGGCGTGCTCCCGGCCGCGGCCGGGCGGTTCGCCGCCTACGGCCTGTACCGGTGGGAGGTGACGGTCCGCGAGACCGTGGTGGTGGGCGTGGTCGGCGCCGGCGGCCTCGGCGTGGTGCTCCAGCACCAGCTCAACAGCTTCCACTTCGACCGGGCCGCGGCCACCGTGCTGGCCGTCGTCGCGCTCACCGCGGTGGTGGACCTCGTCAGCGCGGCGGTCCGCCGGTCGGTGCGCTGA
- a CDS encoding vanadium-dependent haloperoxidase, whose translation MRSRSSRFRPGTAGVLAAALALGLPLAPAVARAAPAAAAAPNVVIRWSNAGMAAVSRSTMGPPMVARAYAVLHTCIYDAWAAYDARAAGTLFGNGLRRPVAERTAANKDEAISHAAYTAAVDVWPEYKADFDALMAALGYRPGSTSTPAWVGRRACGAVLDYRHRDGSNQLGDIAPGAYADYTGYAPVNRPMDIYQPLVPSTVQDVNRWQPLSYRVGDQVVTQTGTGPHWRHVTPFAMTSWDQFTGGLAPPARYGTVQFEQQAQQLIDYGADLDDRRKVVTEYWADDFPGTPRPPGRWLVIGQYVSTRDAHTVDDDAKMLFAVANAVFDASIACWGVKYQYDSVRPITAIRYLNRAKQIPSWARAGTGPELINGDTWLPYQPAVLMTPSFGDYVSGHSTFGAAAAEVFKSFTGSDAYGETLLYPRGASKVEPGLTPGRDITLSWSTFTEAEAENGISRLYGGIHFQAANQNGRVLGRQVGANAWAKAAKFFDGVASP comes from the coding sequence ATGAGATCCCGGTCAAGCAGATTCCGCCCAGGCACCGCGGGGGTCCTGGCCGCCGCCCTCGCCCTCGGGCTGCCCCTCGCCCCCGCCGTCGCCCGGGCCGCGCCCGCGGCGGCGGCGGCACCGAACGTCGTCATCCGGTGGAGCAACGCCGGCATGGCCGCGGTCAGCAGGTCGACCATGGGCCCGCCGATGGTCGCCCGCGCGTACGCGGTGCTGCACACCTGCATCTACGACGCCTGGGCCGCCTACGACGCGCGCGCCGCCGGCACGCTGTTCGGCAACGGGCTGCGGCGCCCGGTGGCCGAGCGCACCGCGGCCAACAAGGACGAGGCGATCAGCCACGCCGCCTACACCGCCGCGGTGGACGTGTGGCCCGAGTACAAAGCGGACTTCGACGCCCTGATGGCGGCGCTGGGCTACCGGCCGGGCTCGACGAGCACCCCGGCGTGGGTCGGCAGGCGCGCCTGCGGCGCCGTGCTGGACTACCGGCACCGCGACGGCTCCAACCAGCTCGGCGACATCGCGCCCGGCGCCTACGCCGACTACACCGGCTACGCGCCGGTCAACCGCCCCATGGACATCTACCAGCCGTTGGTGCCCAGCACCGTGCAGGACGTCAACCGCTGGCAGCCGCTGAGCTACCGGGTCGGCGACCAGGTGGTGACCCAGACCGGCACCGGGCCGCACTGGCGCCACGTCACGCCGTTCGCCATGACCTCCTGGGACCAGTTCACCGGCGGCCTGGCGCCGCCCGCCCGGTACGGCACCGTCCAGTTCGAGCAGCAGGCGCAGCAGCTCATCGACTACGGCGCCGACCTCGACGACCGCCGCAAGGTGGTCACCGAGTACTGGGCGGACGACTTCCCGGGCACGCCGCGCCCGCCGGGGCGGTGGCTGGTGATCGGCCAGTACGTCTCCACCCGGGACGCGCACACCGTGGACGACGACGCGAAGATGCTGTTCGCCGTGGCCAACGCCGTCTTCGACGCCAGCATCGCGTGCTGGGGCGTGAAGTACCAGTACGACTCCGTCCGCCCCATCACCGCCATCCGCTACCTCAACCGCGCCAAGCAGATCCCGTCCTGGGCCAGGGCGGGCACCGGGCCGGAGCTGATCAACGGCGACACGTGGCTGCCCTACCAGCCCGCCGTGCTGATGACGCCGTCGTTCGGCGACTACGTGTCGGGGCACAGCACCTTCGGCGCCGCCGCGGCCGAGGTCTTCAAGAGCTTCACCGGCAGCGACGCCTACGGCGAGACGCTCCTCTACCCCAGGGGCGCCTCCAAGGTGGAGCCCGGCCTGACCCCGGGCCGGGACATCACCCTGAGCTGGTCCACCTTCACCGAGGCCGAGGCGGAGAACGGGATCTCGCGCCTGTACGGCGGCATCCACTTCCAGGCCGCCAACCAGAACGGCCGCGTGCTGGGGCGCCAGGTCGGGGCCAACGCCTGGGCCAAGGCCGCGAAGTTCTTCGACGGCGTCGCCTCGCCGTGA
- a CDS encoding MFS transporter, with translation MNGTPDPRLGLRANLPQFALLVAVNALVGGVLGQERTVLPLLAGQEFALTGRTAALTYVLAFGVAKAAANYVAGAWSDRVGRKPVLVAGWLVAVPVPLLLVWAPSWSWVVAANVLLGVNQGLTWSTTVIMKIDLVGPRGRGLAMGLNEAAGYLAVAGTALATGYLAARHGLRPAPFLLGLSCAALGLGLSALAVRETRGHARLEAAQAPAPGRGAGPGDREVFARTSLREPALSAASQAGMVNNLNDGLAWGLFPVLFASGGLALPAIGVLTALYPAVWGLGQLATGPLSDRWGRKHLITAGMLVQAGALALVAVAGTFGGWATASVLLGVGTALVYPTLLAVVGDVAHPLWRARAVGVYRLWRDGGFAVGALLSGVVADLWGLRAAVWAVAAVTAASGVVVAVRMYETHPRRARG, from the coding sequence GTGAACGGCACCCCGGACCCGCGCCTGGGCCTGCGCGCCAACCTCCCCCAGTTCGCCCTGCTGGTGGCGGTCAACGCCCTGGTCGGCGGCGTGCTCGGGCAGGAGCGCACGGTGCTGCCGCTGCTGGCCGGGCAGGAGTTCGCCCTGACCGGCCGGACCGCCGCGCTGACCTACGTGCTGGCGTTCGGCGTCGCCAAGGCGGCGGCGAACTACGTCGCGGGCGCGTGGTCGGACCGGGTCGGCCGCAAACCGGTGCTGGTGGCCGGGTGGCTGGTGGCGGTGCCCGTGCCCCTGCTGCTGGTCTGGGCGCCCTCCTGGAGCTGGGTCGTCGCGGCGAACGTGCTGCTGGGCGTCAACCAGGGCCTGACCTGGTCGACCACGGTGATCATGAAGATCGACCTGGTCGGCCCGCGCGGGCGGGGCCTGGCGATGGGGCTCAACGAGGCGGCCGGCTACCTCGCGGTGGCCGGCACCGCGCTCGCCACCGGCTACCTCGCGGCCCGCCACGGCCTGCGCCCCGCGCCGTTCCTGCTGGGGCTGTCCTGCGCCGCCCTGGGGCTGGGCCTGTCCGCGCTCGCGGTGCGCGAGACCCGCGGGCACGCCCGGCTGGAGGCCGCCCAGGCACCCGCGCCGGGGCGGGGCGCCGGGCCGGGCGACCGCGAGGTCTTCGCCCGCACGAGCCTGCGCGAGCCCGCGCTGTCCGCCGCGAGCCAGGCGGGCATGGTCAACAACCTCAACGACGGGCTGGCCTGGGGCCTGTTCCCCGTGCTGTTCGCCTCCGGCGGCCTGGCGCTGCCCGCGATCGGGGTGCTCACCGCGCTGTACCCGGCGGTCTGGGGCCTCGGGCAGCTGGCCACCGGCCCGCTGTCGGACCGGTGGGGGCGCAAGCACCTGATCACCGCCGGGATGCTCGTCCAGGCCGGCGCGCTGGCCCTCGTCGCGGTCGCCGGCACGTTCGGCGGCTGGGCGACGGCCTCGGTCCTGCTGGGCGTCGGCACCGCCCTGGTCTACCCCACCCTGCTGGCGGTGGTCGGCGACGTGGCGCACCCGCTGTGGCGGGCGCGGGCGGTCGGGGTCTACCGGCTCTGGCGCGACGGCGGGTTCGCGGTGGGCGCGCTGCTCTCCGGCGTGGTGGCGGACCTGTGGGGCCTGCGCGCGGCGGTGTGGGCGGTGGCCGCGGTGACCGCCGCCTCGGGCGTGGTCGTCGCGGTGCGGATGTACGAGACGCACCCGCGACGGGCACGCGGCTGA